From Brassica oleracea var. oleracea cultivar TO1000 chromosome C3, BOL, whole genome shotgun sequence, a single genomic window includes:
- the LOC106331317 gene encoding protein LURP-one-related 8-like isoform X2, translating into MTKVHPKFPNTYEESLCDSKAAVVLTVWRKSLLFNCDGFTVYNSNGNLVFRVDNYMNSTRDNIVLMDASGLPLLSIRRKLSMGDCWAVYDGETQRDPIFTAKKNVSILTNKRSLAWVSAKKTILYEVEGSYGQRSCKIVDVRRNKRKTAEIKRKDAMVGGGSFGKDVFKLIVEPEMEPRVAMALTIILDKMFRSY; encoded by the exons ATGACAAAAGTTCACCCAAAGTTCCCAAACACTTACGAGGAAAGCTTGTGTGATAGTAAAGCAGCCGTGGTTTTAACGGTGTGGAGGAAGTCTCTTCTCTTCAACTGCGATGGATTCACAGTTTACAACTCTAATGGAAACCTTGTCTTTAGGGTTGACAACTACATGAACTCTACTAGAGACAACATCGTCCTTATGGACGCTTCCGGCTTACCTCTCCTCTCCATCCGCCGAAAG TTGAGCATGGGAGATTGCTGGGCGGTATACGATGGAGAAACACAAAGAGACCCAATATTTACAGCAAAGAAAAACGTTAGCATACTAACAAACAAGAGGAGCTTGGCGTGGGTTAGTGCGAAGAAGACAATACTATATGAGGTTGAAGGATCGTACGGGCAGAGAAGCTGCAAAATAGTAGACGTGAGGAGGAACAAGAGGAAAACGGCAGAGATCAAGAGGAAAGATGCAATGGTTGGAGGAGGTTCCTTTGGCAAAGATGTGTTCAAACTTATAGTTGAACCGGAGATGGAGCCTCGTGTGGCCATGGCATTGACCATCATTCTCGACAAGATGTTTAGATCTTATTGA
- the LOC106331318 gene encoding protein LURP-one-related 8-like, with translation MTKVHPKFPNTYEESLCDSKAAVVLTVWRKSLLFNCDGFTVYNSNGNLVFRVDNYMNSPKDNIVLMDASGLPLLSIRRKKLSLGDCWAVYDGETQRDPIFTAKKNVSILTNKRSLAWVSAKKTILYEVEGSYGQKSCKIVDVRNKKKTAEIKRKDAMVGGGSFGKDVFKLIVESDMEPRVAMALTIILDQMFRSY, from the exons ATGACAAAAGTTCACCCAAAGTTCCCAAACACTTACGAGGAAAGCTTGTGTGATAGTAAAGCAGCCGTGGTTTTAACGGTGTGGAGGAAGTCTCTTCTCTTCAACTGCGATGGATTCACGGTTTACAACTCTAATGGAAACCTTGTCTTTAGGGTTGACAACTACATGAACTCTCCTAAAGACAACATCGTCCTTATGGACGCTTCAGGATTACCTCTCCTCTCCATCCGCCGCAAG AAGTTGAGCTTGGGAGATTGCTGGGCGGTATATGATGGAGAAACACAAAGAGACCCAATATTTACAGCAAAGAAAAACGTTAGCATACTAACAAACAAGAGGAGCTTGGCGTGGGTTAGCGCGAAGAAGACAATACTATACGAGGTTGAGGGATCATATGGTCAGAAAAGCTGCAAAATAGTAGACGTGAGGAACAAGAAGAAAACGGCAGAGATCAAGAGGAAAGATGCAATGGTTGGAGGAGGTTCCTTTGGCAAAGATGTGTTTAAACTTATAGTTGAATCGGATATGGAGCCTCGCGTGGCCATGGCATTGACCATCATTCTGGACCAAATGTTTAGATCTTATTGA
- the LOC106331317 gene encoding protein LURP-one-related 8-like isoform X1: protein MTKVHPKFPNTYEESLCDSKAAVVLTVWRKSLLFNCDGFTVYNSNGNLVFRVDNYMNSTRDNIVLMDASGLPLLSIRRKKLSMGDCWAVYDGETQRDPIFTAKKNVSILTNKRSLAWVSAKKTILYEVEGSYGQRSCKIVDVRRNKRKTAEIKRKDAMVGGGSFGKDVFKLIVEPEMEPRVAMALTIILDKMFRSY, encoded by the exons ATGACAAAAGTTCACCCAAAGTTCCCAAACACTTACGAGGAAAGCTTGTGTGATAGTAAAGCAGCCGTGGTTTTAACGGTGTGGAGGAAGTCTCTTCTCTTCAACTGCGATGGATTCACAGTTTACAACTCTAATGGAAACCTTGTCTTTAGGGTTGACAACTACATGAACTCTACTAGAGACAACATCGTCCTTATGGACGCTTCCGGCTTACCTCTCCTCTCCATCCGCCGAAAG AAGTTGAGCATGGGAGATTGCTGGGCGGTATACGATGGAGAAACACAAAGAGACCCAATATTTACAGCAAAGAAAAACGTTAGCATACTAACAAACAAGAGGAGCTTGGCGTGGGTTAGTGCGAAGAAGACAATACTATATGAGGTTGAAGGATCGTACGGGCAGAGAAGCTGCAAAATAGTAGACGTGAGGAGGAACAAGAGGAAAACGGCAGAGATCAAGAGGAAAGATGCAATGGTTGGAGGAGGTTCCTTTGGCAAAGATGTGTTCAAACTTATAGTTGAACCGGAGATGGAGCCTCGTGTGGCCATGGCATTGACCATCATTCTCGACAAGATGTTTAGATCTTATTGA